The following is a genomic window from Bacteroidia bacterium.
GTCCGTCCTCTACGGTGTTCACAGGTCCCGATACAACCATGTCATGAGCAGCGCAGAGCACACCGCGGATTTATCGACTTGCTCTCGATAAGCACAAACCTTAACTTTAAAGTATGAATTGGACCGAACATATCTCTGTTGAGCCTGACGTTTGCCATGGAAAAGCGTGCATTAAGGGGACCCGTGTCATGGTATCCGTGATCCTTGACAATCTGGCTGCTGGTCGTACGACTGAAGAGATTGTCCACAGTTACCCATCTGTTCAG
Proteins encoded in this region:
- a CDS encoding DUF433 domain-containing protein, coding for MNWTEHISVEPDVCHGKACIKGTRVMVSVILDNLAAGRTTEEIVHSYPSVQPDDVAAAIAYAADLARERVVATPRGKVA